A stretch of Channa argus isolate prfri chromosome 16, Channa argus male v1.0, whole genome shotgun sequence DNA encodes these proteins:
- the hectd1 gene encoding E3 ubiquitin-protein ligase HECTD1 isoform X1 yields the protein MADVDPDTLLEWLQMGQGDERDMQLIALEQLCMLLLMSDNVDRCFETCPPRTFLPALCKIFLDESAPDNVLEVTARAITYYLDVSAECTRRIVGVDGAIKALCNRLVVVELNNRTSRDLAEQCVKVLELICTRESGAVFEAGGLNCVLSFIRDSGHLVHKDTLHSAMAVVSRLCSKMEPQDSSLETCVESLSSLLKHEDHQVSDGALRCFASLADRFTRRGVDPAPLAKHGLTEELLSRMAAAGGTVSGPSSACKPGRTSTGATPSAPDSKLSNQVSTIVSLLSTLCRGSPLVTHDLLRSALPDSMESALGGDERCVLDTMRLVDLLLVLLFEGRKALPKSTAGSTSRIPGLRRLDSSGERSHRQLIDCIRSKDTDALIDAIDTGAFEVNFMDDVGQTLLNWASAFGTQEMVEFLCERGADVNRGQRSSSLHYAACFGRPQVAKTLLRHGANPDLRDEDGKTPLDKARERGHSEVVAILQSPGDWMCPVNKGDDKKKKDVNKEEEEGSEPKGDPEMAPVYLKRLLPVFAQTFQHTMLPSIRKASLALIRKMVHYSSEVLLKEVCDGETGHNLPTVLVEITATVLDQEDDDDGHLLALQIIRDLVDKGGDVFLDQLARLGVINKVSTLAGPASDDENEDEAKPEKPVLQHLWLMMLQEEEVQEDAREIQQGKPYHWRDWSIIRGRDCLYIWSDAAALELSNGSNGWFRFILDGKLATMYSSGSPEGGSDSSESRSEFLEKLQRARSQVKPVTASQPILSSVGPTKLTVGNWSLTCLKEGEIAIHNSDGQQATILKEDLPGFVFESNRGTKHSFTAETSLGSEFVTGWTGKRGRKLKSKLEKTKQKVKSMARELYDDHFKAVESMPRGVVVTLRNIATQLESAWELHTNRQCIEGENTWRDLMKTALENLIVVLKDENTISPYEMCSSGLVQALFTVLNNSVELDLKHDCKPLMERINVFKAAFSENEDDESQPAVALIRKLIAVLESIERLPLHLYDTPGSSYNLQILTRRLRFRLERAPGETALIDRTGRMLKMEPLATVESLEQYLLKMVAKQWYDFERSSFVFVRKLREGQTFIFRHQHDFDENGIIYWVGTNAKTAYEWVNPAAYGLVVVTSSEGRNLPYGRLEDILSRDSSALNCHTNDDKNAWFAVDLGLWVIPSAYTLRHARGYGRSALRNWVFQVSKDGQNWTTLYTHVDDCSLNEPGSTATWPLDPSKDEKQGWRHIRIKQMGKNASGQTHYLSLSGLELYGTVTAVCEDQLGKAVKEAEANLRRQRRLFRSQVMKYIVPGARVIRGIDWKWRDQDGNPAGEGTVTGEAHNGWIDVTWDAGGSNSYRMGAEGKFDLKLAPGYDPESAATAPSPKPVSSTVSGPASSTVGHSAMPAASSGTTTTTTSSSSSSTSSSSQQQSWSSLVKNNCPDKAGAMSLGGASSSSRKGSSSSVCSVASSSDISLSSSVGLSGAGGLRLERRVEGLLLDQGSGVGGITGGGIGSDGRQQEPIVVLSSSVEGSASSSGTLTADTPATGDEARNKDSSTATTDPATAISMGLVSVSSPDVSSVSESSNKDTPSQRPLCSVANARLSVSSLLAAGAPMSSSASVPNLSSREASLMESFVRRAPNMSRTNATNNMNLSRSSSDNNTNTLGRNVMSTATSPLMGAQSFPNLTTTGTTSTVTMSTSIVTSSNNVATATTGLSVGQLLSNTLTTSLTSTSSESDTGQEAEFSLYDFLDSCRANTLLAELDDEEDLPEPDDDDDENEDDNQEDQEYEEVLEEEEYETKGGRRRTWDDDFVLKRQFSALVPAFDPRPGRTNVQQTTDLEIPTPGTPRSEVQEEVECAPSPHLSLTLKVAGLGTTREVELPLSNYKSTIFYYVQRLLQLSCSGAVKTDKLRRIWEPTYTILYRELKDSDKEKESGKMDFCEHSIGGRSGGLSPSSVSANQSSEILGTAREAAQAKAGCSQNACGVEDVLQLLRILFIIGGDSDSNGRTLQEDVDELQFNVSPEDFTSKKITTKILQQIEEPLALASGALPDWCEQLTSKCPFLIPFETRQLYFTCTAFGASRAIVWLQNRREATMERSRPSTTVRRDDPGEFRVGRLKHERVKVPRGEAMMEWAESVMQIHADRKSVLEVEFQGEEGTGLGPTLEFYALVAAEFQRTSLGIWLCDDDFPDDESRQVDLGGGLKPPGFYVQRSCGLFPASFPQDSEELERITKLFHFLGIFLAKCIQDNRLVDLPVSQPFFKLLCMGDIKSNMSKLLYQSRSSPQGHDPERPFLLLSEVQSEASTEESQETYSVGSFDEDSKSEFIMDPPKPKPPAWYHGILTWDDFQLVNPHRARFLKEVKELAVKRRQILANKSLSEDEKNTRLQDLMLRNPLGSGPPLSIEDLGLNFQFCPSSKVHGFSAVDLKPNGDDEIVTMENAEEYVELMFDFCMHIGIQKQMEAFREGFNQVFPMEKLSSFSHKEVQMILCGNQSPSWTADDIINYTEPKLGYTRDSPGFLRFVRVLCGMSSDERKAFLQFTTGCSTLPPGGLANLHPRLTIVRKVDATDSSYPSVNTCVHYLKLPEYSSEDIMRERLLAATMEKGFHLN from the exons ATGGCGGACGTGGACCCAGACACCCTGCTGGAGTGGCTCCAGATGGGTCAGGGCGATGAGCGGGACATGCAGCTCATTGCTCTAGAGCAGCTCTGCATGCTGCTGCTCATGTCAGACAATGTTGACCGCTGCTTTGAGAC TTGTCCTCCTCGGACGTTCCTCCCGGCACTGTGCAAGATCTTCCTGGATGAGAGCGCCCCAGATAATGTTCTGGAGGTCACAGCACGCGCCATCACCTATTACCTGGACGTGTCAGCAGAGTGCACCCGGAGGATCGTGGGAGTGGACGGAGCCATTAAGGCGTTGTGTAACCggctggtggtggtggagctCAACAACAGGACCAGCAGAGACCTTGCTGAACAGTGCGTCAAG GTGCTCGAGTTGATCTGTACCAGAGAGTCTGGTGCTGTATTTGAGGCTGGTGGTCTGAACTGTGTGTTGAGTTTCATCAGAGACAGTGGCCACCTTGTCCACAAGGACACTCTGCACTCTGCCATGGCTGTCGTGTCCAGACTTTGCAGTAAGATGGAGCCTCAGGACTCATCTCTGGAGACCTGTGTTGAGTCTCTGTCCAGCCTCCTCAAACATGAAGACCACCAG GTGTCAGATGGGGCTCTGCGCTGCTTCGCCTCATTGGCCGACAGGTTCACTCGCCGTGGCGTTGATCCTGCCCCTTTAGCCAAACATGGCCTAACAGAGGAGCTCCTGTCCCGCATGGCGGCAGCTGGTGGCACTGTGTCTGGCCCTTCTTCCGCATGTAAGCCAGGCCGTACCTCGACAGGTGCCACCCCCTCGGCCCCTGACTCCAAATTGAGCAACCAGGTGTCGACCATTGTCAGCTTGCTGTCTACTCTGTGCAGGGGCTCACCGCTTGTCACACAT GACCTGTTGCGTTCAGCGTTACCAGACTCGATGGAGTCTGCTTTGGGAGGAGATGAGCGCTGTGTGCTGGACACCATGCGGCTGGTGGACCTCCTGCTGGTTTTGCTGTTTGAGGGTCGAAAGGCGCTGCCCAAATCGACAGCGGGTTCAACGAGTCGAATCCCTGGCCTGCGTCGCCTGGACAGTTCAGGGGAGAGATCACACCGACAGCTCATCGACTGTATCCGCAGCAAAGACACAGACGCTTTAATTGACGCCATCGACACTGGAG CTTTCGAGGTGAACTTCATGGACGATGTTGGACAGACACTGCTCAACTGGGCTTCAGCTTTTGGGACACAGGAAATG gTGGAGTTTCTATGTGAAAGGGGAGCAGATGTcaacagaggtcagaggtcatcaTCACTACACTATGCTGCCTGTTTCGGACGCCCACAAGTAGCCAAG acacTACTGCGTCACGGTGCCAACCCTGACCTGAGAGATGAGGatggaaaaactcctctggaCAAGGCCAGGGAAAGAGGGCACAGTGAGGTGGTGGCTATACTACAGTCCCCTG GAGACTGGATGTGTCCAGTCAACAAGGGAGAcgacaagaagaagaaagatgtgaacaaggaggaggaggagggcagtGAGCCTAAAGGAGACCCAGAAATGGCTCCAGTCTACCTGAAGAGACTGCTGCCTGTTTTTGCACAAACCTTTCAGCATACCATGCTGCCTTCTATTAG GAAAGCCAGTCTGGCTCTGATCAGGAAAATGGTTCACTACAGCAGTGAAGTGTTGCTGAAGGAGGTGTGTGATGGCGAGACTGGACACAACCTCCCCACTGTGCTAGTCGAGATCACTGCAACTGTCCTCGACCAGGAG gATGACGATGACGGCCATCTACTGGCTCTGCAGATCATCAGAGATCTGGTAGATAAAGGCGGGGATGTTTTCCTTGACCAGCTGGCTCGACTGGGAGTCATCAACAAGGTGTCCACTCTGGCTGGACCAGCATCTGATGATGAGAACGAGGATGAAGCAAAGCCTGAGAAG CCAGTACTACAACACCTGTGGTTGATGAtgctgcaggaggaggaagtACAGGAGGATGCGAGGGAGATCCAGCAGGGGAAGCCGTACCACTGGAGGGACTGGTCCATTATCAGAGGAAGGGACTGTCTCTACATCTGGTCGGACGCTGCTGCCCTTGAGCTCTCCAATGGTTCCAATGGCTGGTTCAGGTTCATCTTGGATGGGAAGCTGGCCACCATGTACTCAAGCGGGAGTCCAGAGGGGGGGTCTGACAGCTCTG AGTCTCGGAGTGAGTTCCTAGAGAAGCTGCAGCGGGCGAGGAGTCAGGTGAAACCAGTAACGGCCAGTCAGCCAATTCTGTCCAGTGTGGGTCCCACTAAGCTGACAGTGGGCAACTGGTCTCTGACCTGCCTGAAGGAGGGAGAGATTGCCATTCACAACTCAGATGGGCAGCAGGCCACCATTCTTAAGGAAGACCTGCCCGGCTTTGTCTTCGAGTCTAACAGAGGAACCAAACACTCCTTCACCGCAGAGACGTCACTGG GCTCAGAATTTGTGACAGGCTGGACAGGGAAGCGAGGAAGGAAGCTGAAGTCAAAGCTGGAGAAGACAAAGCAGAAGGTGAAGAGCATGGCGAGGGAGCTGTATGACGACCACTTCAAAGCTGTAGAAAGCATGCCCAGAGGAGTGGTGGTGACCCTGAGGAACATCGCCACACAGCTGGAATCTGCCTGGGAGCTTCACACTAATAGACAG tgTATTGAAGGAGAGAACACATGGAGGGACCTGATGAAAACTGCACTGGAGAACCTGATTGTAGTTTTGAAGgatgaaaacacaatttctcCGTATGAGATGTGTAGCAGTGGCTTGGTGCAGGCATTGTTCACTGTCCTCAATAAT agtGTGGAACTGGACCTGAAACATGATTGTAAGCCTTTAATGGAGAGGATTAATGTCTTTAAGGCGGCCTTCAGCGAGAATGAAGACGATGAAAG ccaacCAGCTGTTGCCTTAATCCGTAAACTGATAGCGGTCCTGGAGTCAATAGAACGTCTACCTCTGCACCTGTACGACACTCCAGGGTCCTCATACAACTTGCAG ATTTTGACGAGAAGGTTGCGTTTCCGTCTGGAGCGAGCACCGGGTGAGACGGCTCTCATCGACCGGACGGGTCGCATGTTGAAAATGGAACCGCTTGCCACCGTGGAGTCTCTGGAGCAGTACCTGCTGAAGATG GTGGCGAAGCAGTGGTATGATTTTGAGCGCTCATCCTTTGTCTTTGTGAGGAAGCTGAGGGAAGGGCAGACCTTCATCTTCAGACACCAACATGACTTTGATGAGAATGGCATCATCTACTGGGTTGGAACCAACGCCAA GACAGCCTATGAGTGGGTAAATCCTGCTGCCTATGGTCTGGTGGTGGTGACTTCTTCTGAGGGCCGTAATCTCCCCTACGGGCGATTGGAGGATATTCTTAGTCGGGATAGCTCTGCACTAAACTGCCACACCAATGATGACAAAAATGCCTGGTTTGCCGTCGACCTCGGTCTCTGGGTCATTCCGTCAGCATATACCCTGAGACACGCCAG GGGTTATGGCCGCTCTGCATTGAGGAACTGGGTGTTTCAGGTGTCAAAGGATGGTCAGAACTGGACTACTCTCTACACTCATGTAGACGACTGCAGCCTCAATGAACCAGG GTCGACAGCCACGTGGCCTCTGGACCCGTCCAAAGATGAAAAGCAGGGCTGGAGACACATCAGAATCAAACAGATGGGGAAGAATGCCAGTGGTCAGACTCACTACCTGTCTCTTTCAGGACTCGAGCTGTACGGTACCGTCACTGCTGTCTGTGAGGACCAGCTTG GTAAAGCTGTGAAGGAGGCAGAGGCAAACCTACGTCGCCAGCGCCGTCTGTTTCGTTCCCAAGTGATGAAGTACATCGTCCCAGGGGCGCGGGTCATCCGTGGCATCGACTGGAAGTGGAGAGACCAGGATGGAAACCCAGCTGGAGAAGGCACAGTCACTGGAGAGGCTCACAATG GCTGGATTGATGTAACCTGGGATGCTGGCGGCTCTAACTCTTACCGTATGGGCGCTGAAGGGAAGTTTGACCTCAAGCTTGCTCCAGGGTACGACCCTGAGTCGGCTGCCACAGCGCCGTCACCCAAACCTGTCTCATCCACTGTTTCAGGCCCCGCCTCCTCCACAGTGGGACACTCTGCGATGCCAGCGGCGAGCAGcggcaccaccaccaccaccacctcttcctcctcgtcctccaCCTCATCGTCATCGCAGCAGCAGTCATGGAGCAGCCTGGTGAAAAATAACTGTCCCGACAAGGCTGGGGCCATGTCGCTAGGTGGAGCCAGCTCCTCCAGCAGGAagggcagcagcagctccgTCTGCAGTGTCGCCTCCTCCTCTGACATCAGCTTGAGCTCCTCCGTTGGACTGTCAGGTGCAGGGGGTCTGCGGCTGGAGAGGAGAGTTGAAGGGTTGCTGCTTGACCAGGGCTCTGGGGTAGGAGGGATAACAGGAGGAGGAATCGGCTCCGACGGACGGCAGCAGGAGCCAATTGTTGTCTTGTCGTCCTCAGTGGAGGGTTCGGCATCCAGCTCTGGCACACTTACCGCTGACACACCTGCCACTGGAGACGAAGCCAGGAACAAGGACTCCTCCACAGCGACCACCGACCCAGCGACGGCTATCTCCATGGGGCTGGTCAGCGTTAGCTCCCCAGACGTCAGCTCTGTGTCTGAGTCATCCAACAAGGACACTCCTTCTCAGAGGCCTCTGTGCTCGGTGGCTAACGCCAGATTGTCAGTCAGTTCTCTGCTGGCTGCCGGTGCTCCAATGAGCTCCAGTGCCAGTGTGCCTAACTTGTCATCACGAGAGGCCAGCCTCATGGAATCCTTCGTTCGCCGCGCACCCAACATGTCTCGCACCAACGCCACCAACAATATGAACCTGAGCCGCAGCAGCAgtgacaacaacacaaacacactgggcAGGAACGTCATGAGTACTGCCA cttcTCCTCTCATGGGCGCTCAGAGCTTTCCTAACCTCACCACCACTGGCACAACCTCCACTGTTACCATGTCAACTTCCATAGTAACCAGCAGCAATAACGTAGCCACGGCCACCACGGGTTTGTCGGTGGGCCAGTTGCTAAGCAACACGCTGACGACCAGTCTGACATCCACATCCAGTGAGAGCGATACGGGCCAGGAGGCTGAGTTCTCTCTCTATG ACTTTCTGGACAGTTGTCGTGCTAACACATTATTGGCTGAGCTTGATGACGAGGAGGACCTCCCAGAGccagatgatgatgacgatgagaATGAAGATGACAATCAGGAGGACCAGGAATACGAGGAGGTCCTG gaggaggaggaatatGAGACCAAAGGAGGTCGCAGGAGGACATGGGATGACGACTTTGTCCTAAAGAGACAGTTCTCGGCTCTCGTCCCAGCCTTCGACCCCCGACCAGGAAGAACAAACGTTCAGCAGACCACCGACCTGGAGATCCCCACACCGG gAACCCCTCGTTCTGAGGTTCAGGAGGAGGTCGAGTGTGCTCCATCTCCTCACCTCTCTTTAACCCTGAAG gtggCAGGGTTGGGCACAACCCGAGAAGTGGAACTTCCTCTGTCAAACTACAAGTCAACCATCTTCTACTATGTCCAGCGGCTACTGCAGCTTTCCTGCAGTGGAGCGGTGAAGACGGACAAACTGCGACGGATCTGGGAACCGACCTACAC GATATTGTACAGAGAGCTGAAGGACTCGGATAAAGAAAAGGAGAGTGGAAAAATG GACTTCTGCGAGCACAGTATCGGGGGCCGTTCTGGTGGTCTGAGCCCAAGCTCTgtgtcagccaatcagagcagtGAGATTCTGGGCACAGCGAGGGAGGCAGCACAGGCGAAAGCAGGCTGTAGCCAGAACGCTTGCGGGGTGGAGgatgtgctgcagctgctgcgCATCCTCTTCATCATTGGAGGAGATTCGGACTCCAATGGACGTACGCTGCAGGAGG atgtGGATGAGCTGCAGTTTAATGTGTCTCCAGAGGACTTCACTAGTAAAAAGATCACAACCAAGATCCTGCAGCAGATCGAG GAGCCTCTGGCTCTGGCCAGTGGTGCTTTGCCTGACTGGTGTGAGCAACTCACTTCCAAGTGTCCTTTCCTCATCCCCTTTGAAACACGACAGCTTTACTTCACCTGCACCGCCTTTGGAGCATCCAG GGCGATTGTATGGCTGCAGAACCGGCGGGAAGCGACCATGGAGCGCTCTCGGCCATCCACCACAGTGCGACGCGATGATCCCGGAGAGTTCAGGGTGGGCCGGCTCAAACACGAGCGAGTCAAAGTTCCTCGAGGAGAAGCAATGATGGAATGGGCAGAGTCTGTGATGCAGATTCACGCTGACAGGAAGTCGGTGCTGGAG GTGGAGTTTCAGGGTGAGGAGGGAACAGGACTCGGTCCAACTCTGGAATTTTATGCCCTGGTAGCTGCAGAGTTTCAGAGAACGTCACTGGGAATTTGGTTGTGTGACGACGACTTTCCTGACGACGAGTCACGACAG gtGGACCTGGGTGGTGGCCTGAAGCCTCCTGGTTTCTACGTGCAGCGTTCCTGTGGTCTGTTCCCAGCTTCATTCCCTCAGGACAGTGAGGAGCTGGAGCGAATCACCAAGCTCTTCCATTTCTTGGGTATCTTCTTGGCCAAGTGCATCCAGGACAACCGGCTAGTGGACCTGCCTGTCTCTCAGCCCTTCTTCAAGCTGCTCTGCATGGGGGACATCAAGTCCAATATGAGCAAGCTGCTTTACCAGTCCCGTAGCTCACCGCAGGGTCATGACCCCGAGCGACCCTTCCTGCTGCTGTCCGAGGTGCAGTCGGAGGCGTCGACTGAGGAGAGCCAGGAGACCTACTCTGTGGGCAGCTTTGACGAGGACTCCAAGTCAGAGTTCATCATGGACCCACCTAAACCCAAACCACCAGCCTGGTACCACGGGATTCTCACCTGGGACGACTTCCAGCTGGTCAACCCACACAG GGCCCGTTTCCTGAAAGAAGTGAAGGAACTGGCTGTGAAGAGGAGGCAGATTCTGGCCAATAAGAGTTTATCTGAGGATGAGAAGAACACTAGGCTTCAGGACCTGATGTTGAGGAACCCCCTGGGCTCTGGACCCCCCCTCAGCATCGAGGATCTCGG GTTAAACTTTCAGTTCTGTCCGTCCTCGAAAGTTCACGGGTTCTCAGCTGTAGATCTGAAACCAAACGGGGAtgatgag atcGTGACCATGGAGAATGCAGAAGAGTACGTGGAGCTGATGTTTGATTTCTGTATGCACATTGGCATCCAGAAACAGATGGAGGCCTTCAGAG AGGGTTTTAATCAAGTGTTTCCGATGGAGAAGTTGAGCTCTTTTAGCCATAAGGAGGTTCAGATGATTCTCTGTGGGAACCAGTCACCTTCCTGGACCGCTGACGACATAATCAACTACACTGAACCAAAGCTGGGTTACACCAGAGAcag TCCTGGCTTCCTGCGCTTTGTCAGAGTTTTATGTGGGATGTCATCTGATGAGAGAAAAGCCTTCCTGCAATTCACCACGGGCTGCTCCACACTGCCCCCCGGTGGCCTGGCCAACCTTCACCCCCGCCTCACCATCGTcaggaag GTCGATGCCACGGACTCGAGTTACCCATCTGTCAATACGTGTGTTCACTACCTGAAGCTTCCCGAATACTCGTCTGAGGACATCATGAGGGAGCGTCTGCTAGCCGCCACCATGGAGAAAGGCTTCCACCTCAACTGA